The proteins below are encoded in one region of Manis javanica isolate MJ-LG chromosome 8, MJ_LKY, whole genome shotgun sequence:
- the HEXA gene encoding beta-hexosaminidase subunit alpha isoform X3, with translation MAYNKFNVFHWHLVDDPSFPYESFSFPELTRKGSYNPATHIYTLQDVKKVIEHARLRGIRVLAEFDTPGHTLSWGPGVPGLLTPCYSGARPSGIFGPVNPILNSTYEFMSSFFLEVSSVFPDFYLHLGGDEVDFSCWKSNPDIQAFMKQMGFGGDFKQLESFYIQTLLDIVSAYGKGCVVWQEVFDNKVKVRPDTIIQVWRQKIPVNYWNELHQITSAGLRALLSAPWYLNWISYGPDWKNAYMVEPLAFEGSPEQKALVIGGEACMWGEYVDSTNLAPRLWPRAGAVAERLWSNESVTNLDSAYKRLADFRCELLRRGVQAQPLNVGYCEQELEQT, from the exons ATGGCCTATAATAAATTCAATGTGTTCCACTGGCATCTGGTCGATGACCCTTCCTTCCCATATGAGAGCTTCAGTTTTCCAGAGCTTACCAGAAAG GGGTCCTACAACCCTGCCACCCACATCTACACACTGCAAGATGTGAAGAAGGTTATTGAACATGCACGGCTTCGGGGTATCCGTGTGTTGGCAGAGTTTGACACTCCTGGCCACACTTTGTCCTGGGGACCAG GTGTCCCTGGATTATTGACTCCTTGCTACTCTGGGGCTCGGCCCTCTGGCATCTTTGGACCAGTGAATCCCATTCTCAACAGTACCTATGAGTTCATGAGCTCATTCTTCTTGGAGgtcagctctgtcttcccagaTTTTTATCTTCACCTTGGAGGAGATGAAGTTGATTTCTCCTGCTG GAAATCCAACCCAGACATCCAGGCCTTTATGAAGCAGATGGGCTTTGGCGGTGACTTCAAGCAGCTGGAATCCTTCTACATCCAGAC GCTGCTGGACATCGTCTCTGCCTATGGCAAGGGCTGTGTGGTGTGGCAGGAGGTGTTTGATAATAAAGTAAAG GTTCGGCCGGATACAATCATCCAGGTATGGCGACAAAAGATACCAGTAAACTATTGGAATGAGCTGCACCAGATCACCAGTGCTGGCTTGCGCgccctgctctctgctccctggTATCTGAACTGGATAAGTTACGGCCCTGACTGGAAGAACGCCTACATGGTGGAGCCCCTGGCCTTTGAAG GTAGCCCTGAGCAGAAGGCTCTCGTGATTGGCGGTGAGGCCTGTATGTGGGGGGAGTACGTGGACAGCACCAACCTGGCCCCCAGACTCTG gcccagagcaggggctgTTGCTGAGAGGCTGTGGAGCAACGAGTCAGTGACTAACCTGGACTCTGCCTATAAACGTTTGGCAGATTTCCGCTGTGAGCTGCTGAG GCGAGGTGTCCAGGCCCAGCCTCTCAATGTGGGCTACTGTGAACAGGAGCTTGAACAGACCTGA
- the HEXA gene encoding beta-hexosaminidase subunit alpha isoform X2: protein MCLHWGTSWIVPGLLCIGDPPIICFVAPGLCPLGPSRAVLLQVPVCSEMRSICTGGRKSTLEKNSLVVLVVTPGCDQLPSLESVENYTLTINDEQCFLHSETVWGALRGLETFSQLVWRSPVGTYLINKTEIEDFPRFPHRGLLLDTSRHYLPLASILDTLDVMAYNKFNVFHWHLVDDPSFPYESFSFPELTRKGSYNPATHIYTLQDVKKVIEHARLRGIRVLAEFDTPGHTLSWGPGVPGLLTPCYSGARPSGIFGPVNPILNSTYEFMSSFFLEVSSVFPDFYLHLGGDEVDFSCWKSNPDIQAFMKQMGFGGDFKQLESFYIQTLLDIVSAYGKGCVVWQEVFDNKVKVRPDTIIQVWRQKIPVNYWNELHQITSAGLRALLSAPWYLNWISYGPDWKNAYMVEPLAFEGSPEQKALVIGGEACMWGEYVDSTNLAPRLWPRAGAVAERLWSNESVTNLDSAYKRLADFRCELLRRGVQAQPLNVGYCEQELEQT from the exons ATGTGCCTTCACTGGGGCACCAGCTGGATCGTTCCAGGCCTCCTGTGCATAGGAGATCCTCCTATCATCTGCTTCGTAGCTCCTGGGCTTTGTCCACTGGGGCCCTCAAGAGCAGTGCTCCTTCAAGTGCCAGTCTGCAGTGAGATGAGAAGCATATGTACTGGAG GAAGAAAGAGTACATTGGAGAAGAATTCACTGGTTGTCCTTGTGGTCACTCCTGGATGTGACCAGCTTCCTTCTTTGGAGTCGGTGGAGAATT ACACCCTGACCATAAATGATGAGCAATGTTTCCTCCACTCTGAGACTGTCTGGGGTGCTCTCCGAG GTCTAGAGACTTTTAGCCAGCTTGTTTGGAGATCTCCTGTGGGCACG TATTTGATCAACAAGACAGAGATTGAGGACTTTCCCCGCTTCCCCCACCGGGGCTTGTTGTTGGATACATCTCGCCATTACCTGCCACTGGCCAGCATCCTGGACACTCTG GATGTCATGGCCTATAATAAATTCAATGTGTTCCACTGGCATCTGGTCGATGACCCTTCCTTCCCATATGAGAGCTTCAGTTTTCCAGAGCTTACCAGAAAG GGGTCCTACAACCCTGCCACCCACATCTACACACTGCAAGATGTGAAGAAGGTTATTGAACATGCACGGCTTCGGGGTATCCGTGTGTTGGCAGAGTTTGACACTCCTGGCCACACTTTGTCCTGGGGACCAG GTGTCCCTGGATTATTGACTCCTTGCTACTCTGGGGCTCGGCCCTCTGGCATCTTTGGACCAGTGAATCCCATTCTCAACAGTACCTATGAGTTCATGAGCTCATTCTTCTTGGAGgtcagctctgtcttcccagaTTTTTATCTTCACCTTGGAGGAGATGAAGTTGATTTCTCCTGCTG GAAATCCAACCCAGACATCCAGGCCTTTATGAAGCAGATGGGCTTTGGCGGTGACTTCAAGCAGCTGGAATCCTTCTACATCCAGAC GCTGCTGGACATCGTCTCTGCCTATGGCAAGGGCTGTGTGGTGTGGCAGGAGGTGTTTGATAATAAAGTAAAG GTTCGGCCGGATACAATCATCCAGGTATGGCGACAAAAGATACCAGTAAACTATTGGAATGAGCTGCACCAGATCACCAGTGCTGGCTTGCGCgccctgctctctgctccctggTATCTGAACTGGATAAGTTACGGCCCTGACTGGAAGAACGCCTACATGGTGGAGCCCCTGGCCTTTGAAG GTAGCCCTGAGCAGAAGGCTCTCGTGATTGGCGGTGAGGCCTGTATGTGGGGGGAGTACGTGGACAGCACCAACCTGGCCCCCAGACTCTG gcccagagcaggggctgTTGCTGAGAGGCTGTGGAGCAACGAGTCAGTGACTAACCTGGACTCTGCCTATAAACGTTTGGCAGATTTCCGCTGTGAGCTGCTGAG GCGAGGTGTCCAGGCCCAGCCTCTCAATGTGGGCTACTGTGAACAGGAGCTTGAACAGACCTGA